The proteins below are encoded in one region of Effusibacillus dendaii:
- a CDS encoding Spo0E family sporulation regulatory protein-aspartic acid phosphatase, with protein sequence MEDLRENLIQTAMRHGDLLHPEVISKSQELDQLLTRLLREQLQLTRLTFPQSDSLPSTGRGRF encoded by the coding sequence GTGGAAGATCTCCGCGAAAACTTGATTCAAACGGCAATGCGGCACGGTGATTTGCTGCACCCTGAAGTTATCAGTAAAAGTCAAGAGCTTGACCAGTTGCTGACACGATTATTACGGGAACAACTCCAGCTGACCCGTCTGACTTTTCCGCAGTCAGACTCATTACCATCAACAGGGAGGGGTAGATTTTGA
- a CDS encoding response regulator transcription factor: MVDAQILIVDDDPSILRLLEIVLTNAGYQVVCSESGEKVPDLIRQVQPSLIILDIELPDFNGIQLVQMIREHTNVPIMMVSGKNSDVEKISSFNSGADDYVVKPFSVAELVARVQAILRRFETAPTSTQPETADTVDPSSFILMESERHRVFIGSKELSLTQKEFQLLQLLLDEKGKVLSRDTILDKIWGINNVEIETRAVDACISRLRKKIKSVTGEDVIEAVPGFGYRLIV, from the coding sequence TTGGTAGATGCACAGATCCTTATCGTAGATGATGATCCTTCCATTCTTCGGTTGCTGGAGATTGTTTTGACAAACGCGGGGTATCAGGTGGTTTGTTCGGAATCGGGAGAAAAGGTGCCTGATCTTATCAGACAGGTGCAGCCTTCGTTGATTATACTGGATATTGAACTGCCCGACTTCAACGGCATCCAACTTGTACAGATGATCAGAGAACATACAAATGTCCCGATTATGATGGTATCCGGCAAAAATTCCGATGTGGAAAAGATTTCCTCCTTTAATTCGGGGGCGGATGATTATGTGGTGAAACCTTTCAGCGTGGCTGAATTAGTGGCGCGGGTACAGGCCATTTTACGCCGTTTTGAGACCGCTCCCACAAGCACCCAACCGGAAACAGCTGACACAGTCGATCCCTCCTCCTTTATCCTGATGGAATCTGAACGGCACCGCGTCTTTATTGGCTCGAAGGAACTGTCTTTGACGCAAAAAGAATTCCAGCTGCTGCAATTGTTGCTTGACGAAAAAGGGAAGGTTCTCTCGCGAGACACGATTCTGGATAAAATCTGGGGCATTAACAATGTGGAGATTGAAACAAGGGCAGTCGACGCCTGCATCAGCCGACTCCGCAAAAAAAT
- a CDS encoding response regulator — MKNILLVEDDILSAKLMQIVLTRLGNHNVIISESVDEILTLSRSGSVDLVIMDISLTSSELGGKPMNGLEITRLLKQDPAAHSIPVILASAHLMTDNAERIVEEVGADDYIPKPLMDHQILIEKVNRLLKLPAE, encoded by the coding sequence TTGAAAAACATACTGTTAGTGGAGGATGACATTCTTAGCGCCAAGTTGATGCAAATTGTTCTTACGCGACTAGGCAATCATAATGTGATCATCTCTGAATCGGTAGACGAAATTTTAACGTTGTCACGCTCAGGCAGCGTCGATCTGGTTATCATGGACATTTCGCTGACGAGCAGTGAACTCGGGGGCAAACCGATGAATGGTCTTGAGATTACGCGCTTGCTGAAACAAGATCCGGCAGCCCATTCGATTCCGGTTATTCTGGCGTCCGCCCATCTGATGACCGATAATGCGGAGCGCATTGTAGAAGAAGTGGGGGCAGACGATTACATTCCGAAACCCTTGATGGATCATCAAATTTTGATTGAAAAAGTGAATCGTTTATTGAAATTGCCCGCCGAATAA
- a CDS encoding type III toxin-antitoxin system ToxN/AbiQ family toxin, producing MDGHSYCAPLSSPKPKHQHISDKAPDIIKIDDGKLGVINLNNMIPVLPSVIIPIDIASEPDQQYRQLLTKQMLFIRANEGLVKKKAKRLYQIVKSKKQPKLNNRCCYFSLLEQMSLQFGIVSPITAEEVASTNSEEEN from the coding sequence GTGGATGGTCATTCCTATTGTGCTCCCTTATCTTCTCCAAAACCTAAACATCAACATATTTCTGACAAAGCACCAGATATTATCAAAATTGATGATGGAAAATTAGGGGTCATTAATTTGAACAACATGATCCCCGTTCTTCCGTCTGTCATTATACCCATTGATATAGCGAGTGAACCCGACCAGCAGTATCGTCAATTGCTGACAAAACAAATGCTATTTATCCGAGCAAATGAGGGATTGGTCAAGAAAAAAGCCAAGCGATTGTATCAAATCGTAAAGAGCAAAAAACAACCAAAGCTGAATAACCGCTGTTGTTATTTTTCTTTATTAGAACAGATGTCCTTGCAATTTGGCATAGTATCGCCTATCACAGCGGAAGAAGTAGCATCTACCAATAGTGAAGAAGAAAATTAA
- a CDS encoding Spo0E family sporulation regulatory protein-aspartic acid phosphatase yields MRLDAEITMLKKRLIRVSQDVDCLTHPYMLKISQMLDVRLNEIERIKKSAVLGSCCRQCRRFFIFLND; encoded by the coding sequence ATGCGTTTAGATGCAGAAATTACGATGCTGAAGAAACGATTGATTCGTGTGAGTCAAGATGTGGATTGTTTAACTCACCCATATATGCTAAAAATAAGCCAAATGTTAGACGTGCGATTGAATGAGATCGAACGTATAAAAAAAAGTGCCGTTTTAGGGAGTTGTTGCCGCCAATGTAGGCGGTTTTTCATTTTCTTGAATGACTGA
- a CDS encoding aldo/keto reductase, with protein sequence MFNETFKLSNDVEIPKLGLGTWLLDDAQAAQAVRDAVSIGYRHFDTAQAYMNEAGVGEGIRSCGVAREELFITTKVAAELKNYDAVTQSIDESLAKLGLDYIDLLIIHSPQPWKEFRGENRYFEENKEVWKAMEDAYKTGKVKAIGLSNFLQDDIENIIAGCEIKPMVNQILAHVSNTPLELIEFCQKNGILVEAYSPIAHGAILDNAEIKAIADKYGVSVAQLCLRYDLQLGLVVIPKTANPDHMRNNAELDFVISDEDMETLKDVERIPDYGEHSFFPVFGGKLK encoded by the coding sequence ATGTTTAACGAAACTTTCAAATTATCAAATGATGTAGAGATTCCAAAATTAGGTCTTGGTACTTGGCTGTTGGACGATGCACAGGCGGCACAGGCAGTGCGTGACGCGGTATCGATCGGATATCGCCATTTTGATACTGCTCAGGCTTATATGAATGAAGCTGGTGTAGGCGAAGGAATCCGTTCCTGCGGTGTCGCAAGAGAAGAACTTTTCATTACGACAAAGGTTGCCGCAGAATTGAAAAACTATGATGCAGTTACGCAGTCCATTGATGAGTCTTTAGCAAAATTGGGACTGGATTACATTGACCTTCTGATTATCCACAGCCCACAGCCTTGGAAGGAGTTCCGTGGGGAAAACCGATACTTCGAGGAAAACAAAGAAGTATGGAAAGCAATGGAGGATGCTTATAAGACAGGCAAAGTAAAGGCAATCGGTCTTTCTAACTTCCTTCAGGATGATATCGAGAATATTATTGCAGGCTGTGAGATCAAGCCTATGGTAAATCAGATATTGGCACACGTGAGCAATACTCCTTTGGAACTCATTGAATTCTGCCAGAAGAATGGCATCCTGGTAGAGGCATATTCGCCCATTGCACATGGTGCAATTCTTGACAATGCAGAGATTAAGGCAATCGCCGATAAGTATGGAGTATCGGTTGCTCAGCTTTGCCTGCGTTATGATCTCCAGCTTGGTCTTGTCGTCATTCCCAAGACGGCAAATCCGGATCATATGAGAAACAATGCAGAGCTTGATTTTGTTATCAGCGATGAAGATATGGAGACTTTGAAGGATGTCGAGCGAATCCCGGATTATGGTGAGCATAGCTTCTTCCCGGTGTTTGGCGGGAAATTAAAATAA
- a CDS encoding cupin domain-containing protein, with the protein MAKHEEVKHGVIFPAGEKNPYSQFFVGQSYLKTLVADPKVSVGVGNVTFEPGCRNNWHIHRNGFQILLVTGGEGWYQEEGKPAQFLKAGDVIVTHDGVKHWHGATKDSWFEHIAITAGTPEWLEPVSDEEYNKLK; encoded by the coding sequence GTGGCAAAACATGAGGAAGTCAAACATGGCGTTATTTTCCCGGCGGGCGAAAAAAATCCATATTCACAATTTTTTGTGGGACAAAGTTATCTTAAAACATTAGTTGCTGATCCTAAAGTAAGTGTTGGTGTCGGAAATGTGACCTTTGAACCAGGTTGCAGAAATAACTGGCATATTCACCGTAATGGATTTCAAATTTTATTAGTAACTGGCGGAGAAGGTTGGTACCAAGAAGAAGGAAAACCTGCTCAATTTTTAAAAGCCGGCGATGTTATTGTTACTCACGATGGTGTGAAACACTGGCATGGTGCAACAAAAGACAGCTGGTTTGAACACATTGCCATTACTGCAGGTACGCCGGAATGGTTGGAACCAGTATCAGATGAAGAATATAACAAGTTGAAATAA
- the glmM gene encoding phosphoglucosamine mutase, whose protein sequence is MGRLFGTDGVRGVANTELTAEIAYRLGRAGAYVLTRGKQNAKLIVGKDTRISGDMLEAALLAGILSVGVDAVRVGVISTPGVAYLTRALQADAGVMISASHNPVADNGIKFFGGDGFKLLDQTEDEIESLLQGEDQMPRPIAGDIGRVAERLDGISLYADYLQTTVDNRFEGLKVVLDCGNGAAYQVAPQVFRQLGAEVVVVHAEPNGVNINVKCGSTYPEVVREAVLAHKADVGLSFDGDADRLIAVDEKGQLVDGDYIMAILGRSLKASGELAHDTVVTTVMSNVGFVKAAKEMGIQLVRTAVGDRYVMEAMRKGGYQLGGEQSGHIILLKHNTTGDGILSAVQLVNAMVAEAKPLSELRSVMQSFPQALVNVRVGSKDGWEQNKAIQQVIREVEAEMGDDGRVLVRPSGTEPLIRVMAEGPNEQTVQEYVDRIANVVRKELGK, encoded by the coding sequence TTGGGACGTTTGTTTGGGACGGATGGCGTACGTGGAGTGGCCAATACGGAATTGACTGCGGAAATTGCCTACCGGTTGGGGCGGGCAGGTGCCTATGTTTTAACGAGAGGAAAACAAAACGCGAAACTCATCGTCGGTAAAGATACGAGAATTTCAGGTGATATGTTGGAAGCCGCGCTGTTGGCCGGGATTTTGTCGGTGGGTGTGGATGCGGTTCGCGTTGGAGTGATCTCGACGCCCGGGGTCGCCTATCTGACAAGGGCGCTGCAGGCTGACGCAGGTGTGATGATCTCCGCATCGCATAATCCGGTGGCGGATAACGGAATCAAATTTTTCGGCGGTGACGGATTTAAACTGTTAGATCAGACAGAAGACGAGATTGAATCGCTGCTGCAAGGCGAAGATCAGATGCCAAGACCGATCGCGGGCGACATCGGTCGCGTTGCAGAGCGTTTGGATGGAATTTCGCTGTATGCCGATTATTTGCAGACCACTGTTGACAATCGGTTCGAGGGGCTAAAAGTCGTATTGGACTGCGGCAATGGAGCTGCCTATCAGGTAGCGCCGCAGGTGTTCCGCCAATTAGGCGCCGAAGTGGTGGTTGTGCATGCGGAGCCTAACGGGGTCAACATCAACGTAAAATGTGGCTCGACATATCCGGAAGTGGTGCGTGAAGCGGTGCTGGCGCACAAGGCGGATGTCGGACTTTCATTTGACGGGGACGCGGATCGCCTGATCGCGGTTGATGAAAAAGGGCAGTTGGTGGACGGCGACTATATTATGGCGATTTTGGGGCGTTCCTTGAAAGCGTCGGGCGAGTTGGCGCATGATACGGTAGTTACGACCGTTATGAGCAACGTCGGATTTGTCAAAGCGGCGAAAGAAATGGGAATTCAACTGGTACGGACGGCAGTAGGCGACCGCTATGTAATGGAAGCGATGCGGAAAGGCGGATACCAGTTGGGCGGCGAGCAGTCCGGCCATATTATCCTGCTAAAGCATAACACGACAGGTGATGGGATTTTAAGTGCGGTTCAATTGGTTAATGCGATGGTTGCGGAAGCGAAACCGTTGTCCGAACTGCGGAGCGTCATGCAGAGCTTTCCGCAGGCGTTGGTCAATGTCAGAGTGGGCAGCAAAGACGGTTGGGAACAAAATAAAGCAATACAACAAGTGATTCGGGAAGTCGAGGCGGAGATGGGCGACGATGGCCGTGTATTGGTGCGTCCTTCCGGTACCGAGCCGTTAATCCGTGTAATGGCCGAGGGGCCAAATGAACAAACGGTGCAGGAATATGTCGATAGAATCGCGAATGTAGTGCGTAAGGAGCTTGGAAAGTGA
- the glmS gene encoding glutamine--fructose-6-phosphate transaminase (isomerizing), with the protein MCGIVGYIGYRQAQDVLIHGLSKLEYRGYDSAGIAVYDNGVIRLQKSVGRLATLEERVKGEAVLAGMQGIGHTRWATHGRPSDANAHPHADEQGRFVVVHNGIIENYLELREKLTEKGHIFQSQTDTEVVVHLVEEMYNGDLFQTVVQVLKQIHGAFALAIMAKDEPGKLIAVRKQSPLVIGLGEGENFIASDIPAILEYTRSTYIMDDGEIAVLTADGVECFTFEGNPITKEVFNVTWDALAAEKGGYEHFMLKEIHEQPRAIRDTLSGRISEDGQRVVLKELNWTTEQAASIERIHIVACGTSWHAGLVGKAAIEKLTRIPVDVEIASEYRYRDPIVPDNTLIIVISQSGETADTLAALRESKQRGARVLAITNVLGSSANREADYTMITMAGPEIAVASTKAYTTQVVVLYLFACYLAQQRGSIGASQVPEILQALKGLPELAERVLETAPSLRQFAEKYKDKEDAFFIGRGVDYAVALEGSLKLKEISYIHAEAYAAGELKHGTLALITEGIPVIALVTQDDLYEKTVSNIVEVKARDAYVLTLAWQGDGEIGKYADEVITVPRTMPFLAPVLSVIPLQLLAYYASVARGNDVDKPRNLAKSVTVE; encoded by the coding sequence ATGTGTGGAATTGTAGGATATATCGGGTATCGACAAGCCCAAGACGTTTTGATTCATGGTCTTAGCAAACTGGAATATCGCGGGTACGATTCGGCAGGTATTGCGGTCTATGATAACGGTGTGATTCGTCTGCAAAAATCAGTCGGCCGCTTGGCAACATTGGAAGAACGGGTGAAAGGGGAGGCGGTATTGGCTGGTATGCAGGGGATCGGGCATACCCGTTGGGCGACGCATGGCCGTCCGTCCGATGCTAACGCGCACCCGCACGCCGATGAGCAGGGCCGTTTTGTTGTGGTGCATAACGGCATTATCGAGAACTATTTGGAACTGCGGGAGAAACTTACGGAAAAAGGCCATATTTTTCAATCGCAAACCGATACGGAAGTGGTTGTTCATCTGGTGGAAGAAATGTACAACGGGGATTTGTTCCAAACGGTTGTACAAGTGCTGAAACAAATTCACGGAGCATTTGCGCTGGCTATTATGGCAAAGGATGAACCGGGAAAATTGATTGCGGTGAGGAAGCAAAGTCCGCTGGTGATTGGTCTGGGTGAAGGAGAGAATTTTATCGCATCCGACATTCCGGCAATCTTAGAGTATACCCGTTCGACCTATATAATGGACGATGGGGAGATTGCGGTTCTGACGGCGGACGGAGTGGAATGTTTTACATTTGAAGGCAACCCGATCACAAAAGAAGTATTCAACGTCACATGGGATGCGCTGGCGGCCGAAAAAGGCGGCTATGAGCATTTCATGCTGAAAGAAATCCATGAACAGCCGCGTGCGATCCGCGACACTTTGAGCGGGCGCATTTCGGAGGATGGCCAGCGGGTTGTGTTGAAAGAACTGAATTGGACGACCGAACAGGCGGCATCGATTGAACGGATTCATATTGTGGCCTGCGGCACGTCATGGCACGCAGGCCTGGTCGGCAAAGCGGCAATTGAAAAATTGACTCGCATCCCGGTGGATGTGGAGATTGCTTCCGAATATCGGTATCGGGATCCGATCGTACCGGATAACACTTTAATTATTGTCATTTCGCAGTCGGGTGAAACGGCGGATACACTGGCAGCGCTGCGGGAATCGAAACAGCGTGGAGCTCGTGTGCTGGCGATCACCAACGTGCTTGGCTCCTCTGCCAACCGGGAAGCTGATTATACGATGATTACCATGGCCGGGCCTGAGATTGCGGTCGCATCGACCAAAGCGTATACGACGCAGGTGGTGGTCCTCTATCTGTTTGCCTGCTATTTGGCGCAGCAGCGCGGTTCCATTGGGGCATCACAGGTGCCGGAGATTTTGCAAGCGTTGAAGGGGCTTCCGGAATTGGCGGAAAGAGTGCTGGAAACCGCACCGTCCCTCCGTCAGTTCGCGGAGAAATACAAGGACAAGGAAGACGCATTTTTCATCGGTCGCGGCGTGGATTATGCAGTCGCGCTGGAAGGTTCACTTAAGCTGAAGGAGATCTCCTACATTCATGCCGAAGCGTATGCGGCGGGGGAACTGAAGCATGGAACTCTGGCGCTGATCACGGAAGGGATTCCGGTGATCGCGCTGGTGACGCAGGACGATCTGTATGAAAAAACAGTATCGAACATCGTCGAGGTCAAAGCGCGCGACGCGTACGTGCTTACACTCGCTTGGCAGGGAGATGGAGAGATCGGCAAGTATGCCGACGAGGTGATCACCGTGCCGCGCACCATGCCGTTCCTCGCACCGGTGCTGTCGGTGATTCCTTTGCAACTGCTCGCGTACTACGCTTCGGTGGCAAGAGGCAACGATGTAGATAAACCAAGAAATCTGGCGAAAAGCGTGACGGTGGAGTGA